One Candidatus Cybelea sp. DNA segment encodes these proteins:
- a CDS encoding YihY/virulence factor BrkB family protein — MTRSLPFRLAVQTWTNYQRHNAQWLAAALAYFAAFAVAPLIIVVVAIAGLFIHSHQSALNAIYERIPGPGTLAVRQIVASTLDQQRHSVIAQIAGWALFVVAAIGLFNALQFALNSVWEVAPKRLGIGQTIKERALVFAMMLALALLLMLSVLANTALAVASSHFGLSIAGPAALAKPADFVLSAALSWLFFVLLFKYLPDARVAWRDVWLGGGLTAVLFVAGQLLLGWYLSGAGVSSAYGAFGSLVVFLLWANYSSQILLLGAEFTHAYSQRER; from the coding sequence GTGACGCGGTCGCTGCCGTTCCGTTTGGCGGTGCAAACGTGGACGAACTACCAACGCCACAACGCGCAATGGCTGGCCGCCGCGCTCGCCTATTTTGCCGCTTTCGCGGTCGCGCCGCTGATCATCGTCGTCGTTGCGATCGCCGGCCTCTTCATTCACTCTCACCAGAGTGCGCTTAACGCGATTTACGAGCGTATACCGGGACCCGGCACGCTCGCGGTGCGTCAGATCGTGGCTTCCACGCTGGACCAGCAGCGTCATTCCGTTATCGCGCAGATCGCCGGCTGGGCGCTCTTCGTCGTAGCGGCCATCGGGCTATTTAACGCACTCCAGTTTGCGTTGAACAGCGTTTGGGAGGTCGCTCCGAAAAGACTCGGCATCGGGCAAACGATCAAAGAACGCGCCCTCGTCTTTGCGATGATGCTGGCACTCGCGCTGCTGCTGATGCTTTCGGTCCTGGCAAATACCGCGCTCGCCGTCGCATCGAGTCACTTCGGCCTCTCGATCGCGGGGCCGGCCGCGCTTGCGAAGCCGGCAGATTTCGTACTTTCGGCAGCGCTCAGCTGGCTGTTCTTCGTCCTGCTTTTCAAGTATTTACCCGACGCGCGAGTTGCGTGGCGCGACGTGTGGCTGGGCGGCGGCTTGACGGCGGTTCTCTTCGTCGCCGGACAGCTCTTACTCGGGTGGTACCTGAGCGGCGCCGGCGTGAGCTCGGCGTATGGCGCCTTCGGTTCGCTCGTGGTCTTTCTGCTTTGGGCGAACTATTCGTCGCAGATTCTGCTCCTCGGTGCGGAGTTCACGCACGCTTATTCGCAACGCGAACGCTAA
- a CDS encoding glycosyltransferase family 39 protein, producing the protein MKPRLSPIAYALALICAAVHLAFCHRFGLYRDELYFIDCAKHLAWGYVDQPPLAPLVTWLTAPLGYPVWAVRFFPSVLAGVTVLLACAIARELGGRAYAQLLTGLAVGLAPGLVGIAYGLSTEFLSPATWTALIYLTILLVKSGDRRLYLPMALVVTTALYAKYSIAACAVALAIGLLCTGHGKLLHSRRLAIGIALTALLVLPNALWQVFHGFPMLEVLHNDQLNRHALANGMADESPNRWINARFMFGLQFMYNNPLFGVIWIWGLIWLLRRPPYRFLAVAYLLLLGMLVLTIGRGYYIQGIYPALFAAGAVAIEAALSAKPRWAKAAIAAAAFIAGIPMVPLALPILSLPQYMAYERAIGLSRPAPPDGKSHLINPMYADQLGWKTMTQTVAGAYWSLPPQQRRATAVFADRYAYAGALDYYGARYGLPVAISPNNNYYLWGTRGYSGASVLAVGATDYHLLLHWFGSVRQVALYRNDYRWMLEGPLPIYLCTKPRVSLAAMWPAFKYYGL; encoded by the coding sequence ATGAAGCCGCGGCTATCGCCGATCGCGTATGCCTTAGCTCTCATCTGTGCCGCCGTACACCTCGCCTTCTGCCACCGCTTCGGACTCTATCGCGACGAGCTCTACTTCATTGACTGCGCCAAGCATTTGGCGTGGGGATACGTAGACCAGCCGCCGCTCGCCCCGCTGGTAACGTGGCTGACCGCGCCCCTGGGATATCCCGTTTGGGCGGTGCGCTTCTTCCCCAGCGTGCTCGCAGGCGTAACGGTACTGCTCGCCTGCGCGATCGCACGAGAGCTCGGCGGTCGTGCCTATGCCCAGCTGCTGACGGGGTTGGCTGTCGGTCTTGCCCCGGGGCTCGTCGGAATCGCGTACGGGCTGTCGACCGAGTTCCTTTCGCCGGCGACGTGGACCGCCTTGATCTACCTCACCATTCTCCTGGTAAAGAGCGGCGATCGCCGGCTCTACCTGCCGATGGCTCTCGTCGTCACGACGGCGCTCTATGCGAAGTATTCGATCGCCGCATGCGCCGTCGCGCTCGCAATCGGGTTGCTCTGCACGGGGCACGGCAAGCTTCTGCATTCGCGCCGGCTCGCGATCGGCATCGCCCTGACCGCTCTGCTCGTGCTCCCCAATGCACTCTGGCAGGTCTTCCACGGTTTTCCAATGCTCGAAGTGCTGCACAACGACCAGTTGAACCGCCACGCGCTCGCCAACGGGATGGCTGACGAATCGCCGAACCGCTGGATCAACGCTCGCTTTATGTTCGGCCTGCAGTTCATGTACAATAATCCGCTCTTCGGAGTCATCTGGATCTGGGGCCTCATTTGGCTGCTGCGAAGGCCTCCGTACCGCTTCTTGGCGGTGGCCTATCTACTTCTCTTGGGAATGCTGGTTCTCACGATCGGACGCGGGTACTACATTCAAGGGATCTATCCGGCGCTGTTCGCCGCCGGAGCGGTCGCAATCGAAGCCGCGCTCAGCGCCAAACCGCGGTGGGCTAAAGCGGCAATCGCAGCCGCCGCATTCATCGCCGGCATACCGATGGTTCCCCTCGCGTTGCCAATTCTTTCATTGCCGCAGTATATGGCCTACGAACGCGCGATCGGATTGAGCCGCCCCGCACCGCCCGACGGTAAGAGCCATCTGATCAATCCGATGTATGCCGACCAGCTTGGCTGGAAGACGATGACGCAAACGGTCGCGGGTGCGTACTGGTCGCTTCCGCCTCAGCAACGAAGGGCGACCGCCGTCTTTGCCGATCGTTACGCGTATGCGGGCGCACTCGACTATTACGGCGCGCGTTACGGACTGCCGGTTGCGATCAGTCCCAACAACAACTACTACCTTTGGGGAACGCGAGGCTATAGCGGAGCCTCGGTTTTGGCAGTCGGAGCGACCGACTACCATCTGCTGCTGCATTGGTTCGGCAGCGTTCGCCAAGTCGCGCTCTATCGCAACGACTACCGCTGGATGCTCGAAGGCCCGCTGCCGATTTACCTCTGTACGAAGCCGCGCGTCTCGCTCGCCGCTATGTGGCCGGCGTTTAAGTATTACGGGCTGTGA
- a CDS encoding DUF4386 family protein, whose translation MENVHAERSAGWSVLCYVALLIVATILTSGMPSIEMKSSDAALVIDAHKFMLLLGAWLTFPAIAFFLWFLVGLRSYLSFAPGRQEGLPTFAMIAGIVMIASSLWAAMLQTAAVYVPPETFQDNALSGIYDAFVFVQNGLGYAPVAVFLFAAAHSMRRHDSAPPWLATLGYVAAFGASVATLSIFIPYGPMAPGGPAPGVIGALPAAIWLIATGLVLIQSKRGSGSSSTSATS comes from the coding sequence ATGGAAAACGTTCACGCGGAACGATCCGCCGGCTGGTCGGTCCTCTGCTACGTTGCGCTTCTCATCGTCGCAACGATTTTGACGTCGGGAATGCCGTCGATCGAGATGAAGAGCTCGGACGCCGCGCTGGTCATCGACGCGCATAAGTTTATGCTGCTGCTGGGCGCCTGGCTTACCTTTCCCGCAATCGCCTTCTTCTTATGGTTTTTGGTCGGGCTTCGCAGCTATCTGAGCTTTGCGCCTGGGCGTCAGGAGGGGCTGCCGACGTTTGCGATGATCGCCGGGATCGTGATGATCGCGAGCTCGCTGTGGGCCGCGATGCTGCAGACCGCCGCGGTCTACGTTCCGCCGGAAACCTTCCAAGACAACGCCCTCTCGGGCATCTACGACGCGTTTGTTTTCGTTCAGAACGGCCTCGGCTACGCGCCCGTCGCCGTCTTTCTCTTTGCAGCGGCTCACAGCATGCGCCGGCACGACTCCGCCCCGCCCTGGCTCGCGACCCTAGGCTACGTTGCGGCGTTCGGAGCCTCGGTCGCCACGCTCTCGATCTTCATTCCCTACGGCCCGATGGCGCCCGGCGGCCCCGCACCCGGGGTTATCGGCGCTCTGCCGGCCGCGATCTGGCTAATCGCAACCGGCCTTGTCTTGATTCAGAGCAAGCGCGGATCGGGCTCGTCGAGCACATCGGCAACGTCGTAG
- a CDS encoding SOS response-associated peptidase, whose product MCGRFTLTKPQGLRTAFPQFRYPEFSETRLPRYNIAPTQDVLGVRNDGEKRIEPLRWGIRGRINIRAESILARRNPVRRRCVEFADGFFEWRERRPYYYTLRSGKPFAFAGLWEPADGVPCCDVVTCKPNALVAPVHDRMPVILTREGLERWLDPEPLPPETASTILLPFDAALMDVREVTRRVNNANYDVADVLDEPDPRLL is encoded by the coding sequence ATGTGTGGCCGTTTCACGCTGACGAAGCCGCAGGGGTTGCGCACCGCCTTCCCCCAGTTCCGCTATCCCGAGTTCAGCGAGACGCGCCTTCCGCGCTATAACATTGCCCCGACCCAGGATGTACTGGGAGTTCGCAACGATGGGGAGAAACGCATCGAGCCGCTGCGTTGGGGGATTCGCGGGCGCATCAACATCCGCGCTGAATCGATCCTGGCCAGACGCAATCCGGTGCGGCGCCGCTGCGTCGAGTTCGCCGACGGTTTTTTCGAGTGGCGCGAGCGCCGCCCGTACTACTACACCTTGCGCTCGGGGAAGCCGTTCGCTTTTGCCGGGCTCTGGGAGCCGGCCGACGGCGTGCCCTGCTGCGACGTCGTTACCTGCAAGCCCAACGCGCTCGTTGCCCCGGTCCACGACCGGATGCCGGTGATCCTCACGCGGGAGGGCCTCGAACGCTGGCTGGATCCCGAACCTTTACCGCCCGAAACCGCCTCGACGATCCTGCTTCCGTTCGACGCCGCGCTGATGGATGTTCGGGAGGTCACCAGGCGCGTGAACAACGCTAACTACGACGTTGCCGATGTGCTCGACGAGCCCGATCCGCGCTTGCTCTGA
- a CDS encoding CsgG/HfaB family protein: MLSLLIAAGLAAAPLTLAAQGAARPPIAVLDFSTQGLTSDWYGNFQPGVALSDLLTDQMVNGSRFNVLDRTHLSSTLGEHQLAASGEVDPASAIKAGQLVGARYLVTGNIIQLDQTGQSGASAGSLLPGVFGAAAGGVATHRVTIKVAVRVIDAKTGQIVQSFSDEASRSGTSWNASGVAGYTGGSYSNEQFVNSDMGHLIDDEAAKIAATLDPSRFNSGPVAPTLTGHIAQVSGQTIIINIGSNAGVQPGQTFLIVKSKSLVDPTTHQTLHVDENVGRLQIDTVSSNAAVGHLLSGTAAARLTVRSEGNP, translated from the coding sequence TTGCTTTCTCTTCTGATCGCTGCCGGTTTGGCAGCGGCCCCACTTACCCTCGCCGCCCAGGGCGCCGCGCGGCCGCCGATCGCGGTGCTCGACTTCTCGACGCAAGGGCTAACCTCTGACTGGTACGGCAACTTTCAGCCGGGAGTCGCGCTGAGCGATCTGCTGACCGATCAGATGGTCAACGGCAGCCGTTTCAACGTGCTCGATCGTACGCACTTGAGCTCGACGCTCGGCGAGCATCAGCTCGCGGCCAGCGGCGAGGTCGACCCGGCCTCGGCGATCAAGGCCGGCCAGCTCGTCGGAGCGCGGTACCTCGTGACGGGAAACATCATACAACTCGATCAGACGGGCCAGAGCGGCGCCAGCGCCGGAAGCCTACTGCCGGGAGTCTTCGGCGCGGCAGCCGGCGGCGTCGCGACACACCGGGTGACGATCAAGGTGGCGGTGCGCGTGATCGACGCAAAGACGGGACAGATCGTGCAGAGCTTCTCCGATGAAGCAAGCCGCTCTGGAACGTCGTGGAACGCGAGCGGCGTTGCGGGCTACACCGGCGGATCGTACAGCAACGAGCAGTTCGTGAACAGCGACATGGGGCACCTGATCGACGACGAGGCCGCGAAGATTGCGGCGACGCTCGATCCGAGCCGCTTCAACTCGGGCCCGGTCGCACCAACCCTCACCGGGCACATCGCTCAAGTCAGCGGTCAGACCATCATCATCAACATTGGCTCGAACGCCGGCGTCCAGCCAGGCCAAACGTTCTTGATCGTCAAGTCGAAGTCGCTCGTCGATCCAACGACGCACCAAACGCTGCACGTCGATGAAAACGTTGGCCGCCTGCAAATCGATACGGTCAGCAGCAACGCCGCCGTCGGACACCTTCTCTCGGGTACGGCGGCCGCTCGGCTGACGGTTAGGTCGGAAGGGAACCCGTAG
- a CDS encoding RDD family protein, with the protein MESLFNGPGSLREPSETLAFWLTGLCAFPAALLIGYVLHESIGASQVALFIVVAMVYVTLARGRLLGSSVRIHQTQYPRVFSIVRGSCAALEIPMPMIFVREDNYVPAVALGFGVPYSLVLSSHWVELFSDDELTFMIGRELGHIAAGHTRFHSLLSVNGGENPLISLIFGAWLRRCALTCDKVGLLCCGSLESAIRALGVASFHEFGRRVDYQAFAEQQSEIASDSVLRWGEWLSAEPYATARIASLKRFKATQAFADAEAWFVRERSETPPEIALPGEATVATRDCAGWWRRFAAWGIDAVVVSAIITSFGGSIAPGAHAKEATASVSPGDVEVAAPGIASIRIKGKENPAPAATPSARRSPTVTREKYDLGPITLSDQGTTVNVGGSSVPLEADAFGEIVAAAVKKLGFSFWFPVYLAILVILAGQTFGMMITGLRVVTTDFCKPSIGRTIVRYLITFALWWLIMPLSLIWRRVLLHDRWTKTRVVKVERVVARATGSLPT; encoded by the coding sequence GTGGAGTCCCTCTTTAACGGGCCCGGTTCGCTGCGAGAACCATCCGAAACGCTTGCTTTTTGGCTGACGGGGCTGTGCGCGTTTCCCGCCGCCTTGCTGATCGGTTACGTGCTCCACGAGTCGATCGGCGCGTCGCAAGTTGCGCTCTTCATCGTCGTCGCGATGGTGTACGTTACATTGGCTCGGGGGCGCTTGCTCGGCTCGAGCGTCCGCATTCACCAGACGCAGTACCCACGCGTTTTTTCGATCGTGCGCGGTTCGTGCGCAGCGCTCGAGATTCCGATGCCGATGATTTTCGTACGTGAGGATAACTACGTGCCCGCGGTCGCGCTTGGCTTCGGCGTGCCATATTCGCTCGTACTCTCGAGCCACTGGGTCGAGCTCTTCTCCGACGACGAACTGACCTTTATGATCGGGCGCGAACTCGGTCACATTGCTGCCGGCCACACCCGCTTTCATTCTTTGCTCAGCGTCAACGGCGGCGAGAATCCGCTGATTTCGTTGATCTTCGGGGCGTGGCTGCGGCGCTGCGCGCTCACCTGCGATAAGGTGGGCCTGCTCTGCTGCGGGTCGCTCGAATCCGCGATCCGCGCGCTGGGCGTCGCGTCGTTTCACGAGTTCGGCCGGCGCGTCGATTATCAGGCCTTTGCCGAGCAGCAATCGGAAATCGCCTCCGACTCGGTGCTGCGCTGGGGCGAGTGGCTGAGCGCCGAACCATATGCCACTGCGCGCATCGCGTCGCTGAAGCGCTTTAAGGCGACGCAGGCGTTCGCCGATGCGGAGGCGTGGTTCGTTCGCGAGCGCTCGGAGACGCCCCCGGAGATCGCACTCCCAGGTGAAGCGACGGTCGCGACGCGAGACTGCGCGGGCTGGTGGCGGCGCTTCGCCGCCTGGGGCATCGACGCGGTCGTCGTCAGCGCGATCATCACCTCATTTGGCGGCTCGATCGCGCCGGGAGCCCACGCGAAGGAAGCGACGGCGTCGGTGTCGCCGGGCGACGTCGAGGTCGCTGCGCCCGGTATCGCGTCGATACGCATTAAGGGAAAAGAGAACCCTGCGCCGGCTGCGACGCCTTCGGCGCGGCGGTCGCCGACGGTGACCCGCGAAAAATACGACTTGGGGCCGATCACGCTCTCCGACCAAGGGACGACCGTCAATGTCGGCGGTTCGAGCGTACCACTCGAAGCAGATGCGTTCGGAGAGATCGTCGCAGCTGCAGTCAAGAAGCTGGGCTTCTCGTTTTGGTTCCCCGTCTATCTGGCGATTCTCGTCATCCTCGCCGGTCAAACGTTCGGCATGATGATCACCGGGTTACGCGTCGTAACAACGGACTTTTGCAAGCCGAGCATCGGCCGCACGATCGTGCGCTATCTCATCACCTTCGCGTTGTGGTGGCTGATCATGCCGCTGAGCCTAATCTGGCGGCGAGTGCTCCTTCACGACCGATGGACGAAGACGCGCGTCGTTAAGGTCGAACGCGTCGTCGCCCGTGCTACGGGTTCCCTTCCGACCTAA
- a CDS encoding isocitrate lyase/phosphoenolpyruvate mutase family protein, whose amino-acid sequence MGSPSSAYERFRALHERPRAFIMPNAWDGASAALLARAGFEALGSTSLGLAFSLGRQDGCHTVSRAQAVAHAALLGRVSGLPINGDLEDGFGADPQDCVATVNAAVAAGLGGLGIEDTTADPAHPIHAFDDAVARIRAAAGAAAGRIVLTGRTDNYLHGRADLDDTIRRLTAFAQAGADVLYAPGLDTMEEIRAVVRAVAPKPVNVLIGPTPPVALAELDAAGVRRISVGGALYRKAMTALNETALALHADLAAATGAIPGSEIAPLFPRD is encoded by the coding sequence ATGGGTTCTCCTAGCTCGGCGTACGAGCGCTTTCGAGCGCTCCACGAACGGCCACGCGCCTTCATCATGCCCAACGCGTGGGATGGCGCGTCGGCGGCGCTGCTCGCGCGCGCCGGATTCGAGGCGCTCGGCAGCACGTCGCTTGGCCTGGCTTTCTCGCTCGGGCGCCAAGACGGATGTCACACCGTCTCGCGCGCGCAAGCCGTCGCGCACGCGGCGCTGCTCGGGCGCGTGAGCGGACTGCCGATAAACGGCGATCTCGAAGATGGGTTCGGTGCCGATCCGCAAGACTGCGTGGCAACGGTGAACGCCGCCGTCGCGGCCGGTCTGGGGGGACTCGGCATCGAGGACACGACGGCCGATCCAGCTCATCCGATTCACGCCTTCGACGACGCGGTCGCACGAATCCGCGCCGCGGCCGGCGCAGCCGCCGGCCGCATCGTGCTCACCGGACGTACGGATAACTATCTGCACGGCCGGGCCGACCTCGACGATACGATCCGCCGCTTGACGGCCTTCGCTCAGGCCGGCGCCGACGTGCTTTACGCTCCGGGCTTGGACACGATGGAAGAGATTCGCGCCGTGGTGCGCGCGGTTGCGCCCAAACCGGTCAACGTTCTGATCGGTCCTACTCCGCCAGTTGCGCTTGCGGAGCTCGACGCGGCCGGCGTCCGCCGCATCAGCGTCGGCGGCGCGCTCTATCGGAAAGCGATGACGGCGCTCAATGAAACCGCGCTTGCACTGCATGCGGATTTGGCGGCTGCGACCGGCGCGATCCCCGGCAGCGAGATCGCGCCGTTATTTCCGCGAGATTAA
- a CDS encoding helix-turn-helix domain-containing protein: MAARTYNQYCGLARAAELLGERWALLIVRNLLVEPKRFTDLQRGLTGIPSNVLTTRLKELEEAGVIRRRVLPRPAAAIVYELTEYGAELETALIAIGRWGAKSLGDPRPAERITEDSMIVALRSIFRPNAAAGVKASFELHLGPIVLNARVANKRVAVAPGPLAGADLIIEAGPAIRALMAGEITPAAARKSGVVRINGNGRPEMLELFAKLFRIDPKPAAS; encoded by the coding sequence GTGGCCGCCCGAACCTACAACCAGTATTGCGGCCTGGCGCGCGCCGCGGAGCTCCTCGGCGAGCGTTGGGCCCTATTGATCGTGCGCAACCTGTTGGTCGAGCCGAAGCGTTTCACCGACCTGCAGCGCGGGCTCACGGGGATTCCCAGCAACGTCCTGACGACGAGGCTCAAAGAGCTCGAAGAGGCGGGGGTCATTCGGCGGCGCGTTCTGCCCAGACCCGCCGCCGCGATCGTTTACGAGTTGACCGAATACGGGGCGGAGTTGGAGACCGCGCTGATCGCCATCGGCCGCTGGGGCGCCAAGTCGCTGGGCGATCCGCGCCCGGCGGAGCGAATAACCGAAGATTCGATGATCGTGGCATTGCGCTCGATATTTCGCCCCAACGCCGCCGCGGGGGTCAAGGCGAGCTTCGAGCTGCACCTCGGCCCGATTGTTTTGAACGCGCGTGTCGCCAACAAGCGCGTCGCCGTCGCGCCGGGCCCGCTTGCGGGAGCCGATCTGATCATTGAGGCAGGACCCGCAATCCGCGCGCTCATGGCCGGCGAGATTACGCCGGCCGCGGCGCGCAAGAGCGGCGTCGTCAGGATAAACGGTAACGGTCGGCCCGAAATGCTCGAGCTCTTCGCCAAACTCTTTCGGATCGACCCCAAACCGGCAGCGTCCTAA
- a CDS encoding VOC family protein, whose translation MQLEPNLVFNGNAQDALEHYRDALGGELEIVRFAGTPAAAEAPPEYGEKVLYGTLRSPLGTINAMDLPPARGIVTAGDNFSIGIQSPDAAEIDAVFAKLSEGGTVMMPLGETFFSPKFGMAVDKFGIRWMLNLQRGPSR comes from the coding sequence ATGCAACTCGAACCGAATCTGGTCTTTAATGGAAACGCGCAGGACGCGCTCGAACACTATCGCGACGCGCTCGGCGGCGAGTTGGAGATCGTCCGCTTTGCGGGAACGCCGGCCGCAGCCGAAGCCCCGCCGGAATACGGCGAGAAGGTTCTCTACGGCACGCTCCGCTCGCCGCTGGGAACGATCAACGCGATGGACCTCCCGCCGGCGCGGGGCATCGTTACCGCCGGCGACAACTTCTCGATTGGAATCCAGAGCCCCGATGCCGCCGAGATCGATGCAGTCTTTGCCAAACTCAGCGAGGGCGGCACGGTGATGATGCCGCTCGGAGAGACGTTCTTCTCTCCCAAATTCGGAATGGCGGTCGACAAATTCGGCATTCGGTGGATGCTGAATCTGCAGCGGGGTCCGAGCAGATGA
- a CDS encoding VOC family protein — MSERSHYPPGTPCWVDLLSADPQSELRFYGNVLGWEFIGPAPMPSAGGKYFVARLRGRDVAGVGSAPPNLGGSPGFWETYVSVADVDESSALAQRAGGTILAAPFDALPAGRMAVVADPSGAQFCLWEAAERAGAQLINEPSAWAMSALFTPDIEAAKRFYHTLFGWEWERFAAGAMSATLCRLPGYFGGEPTQPVPRDVVGVMIEHEAGSEAVPHWSVDFWIDDVDAGAARAADCGAALLVPPHDAAGFRRCVISDPAGAVFTISRVARA, encoded by the coding sequence ATGAGTGAACGATCGCACTATCCCCCGGGAACGCCTTGCTGGGTCGACCTGCTGTCTGCGGATCCGCAATCCGAACTTCGCTTCTACGGCAACGTCCTCGGATGGGAGTTTATCGGCCCGGCGCCGATGCCGAGTGCGGGCGGCAAATACTTCGTCGCTCGGCTGCGCGGGCGCGACGTCGCCGGCGTAGGCTCGGCACCGCCGAACCTTGGCGGCTCGCCGGGCTTTTGGGAAACCTACGTCAGCGTAGCCGACGTCGATGAAAGCTCCGCGCTGGCGCAGCGCGCCGGGGGAACGATTCTCGCTGCACCGTTCGACGCGCTTCCCGCCGGCCGGATGGCGGTCGTTGCCGATCCGTCCGGTGCCCAGTTCTGTCTTTGGGAGGCCGCAGAGCGAGCCGGGGCACAGCTGATCAACGAGCCGAGCGCGTGGGCCATGAGCGCGCTGTTCACGCCGGATATCGAAGCGGCGAAGCGTTTCTATCACACGCTCTTCGGCTGGGAGTGGGAGAGGTTTGCAGCCGGCGCAATGAGCGCGACGCTATGCCGGCTGCCGGGATATTTCGGCGGCGAACCTACTCAGCCGGTACCGCGCGACGTCGTCGGCGTAATGATCGAGCACGAAGCGGGTTCCGAGGCTGTCCCGCACTGGAGCGTCGACTTTTGGATCGACGACGTCGATGCCGGCGCGGCTCGTGCTGCAGACTGCGGCGCCGCATTGCTCGTGCCGCCGCATGACGCAGCAGGGTTCCGGCGCTGCGTGATTTCCGATCCCGCGGGAGCGGTGTTCACGATCAGTCGAGTCGCGCGAGCCTGA